From Cellulosimicrobium cellulans, the proteins below share one genomic window:
- a CDS encoding glutamate synthase subunit beta, with product MADPRGFLKVRERELPPNRPVAVRLRDWKDVHAHLEEGQVFLKEQAGRCMDCGIPFCHQGCPLGNLIPEWNDLVYRDQWADAIDRLHETNNFPEFTGRVCPAPCESSCVLGINQPAVTIKNVEVSIIDEAFARGYVTPQVPQRLTGSTVAVVGSGPAGLAAAQQLTRAGHTVAVYERDDAIGGLLRYGIPDFKLEKLHIDRRVAQMEAEGTRFRPGVEIGVDITWDDLRARYDAVVVATGATVPRDLSIPGRELDGIHFAMDFLHQANAVVAGREVADQITATGKHVVVIGGGDTGSDCLGTSLRQGAASVTTLAIGKQPPLERSATQPWPTDPIVFEVSSSHEEGGEREFLASTVEFLGDENGAVRALRVAETEYLPDGRRVPKEGTEREIPADLVLVAMGFTGPETATITTQAGTDLTGRGLVARGDDFASSLPGVFVAGDAGRGQSLIVWAIAEGRAAAASVDAYLQGGTELPAPVRANTVSLRA from the coding sequence GTGGCTGACCCCCGCGGATTCCTGAAGGTGCGGGAGCGCGAGCTCCCGCCCAACCGCCCGGTGGCCGTGCGCCTGCGGGACTGGAAGGACGTGCACGCGCACCTCGAGGAGGGCCAGGTCTTCCTCAAGGAGCAGGCGGGACGCTGCATGGACTGCGGCATCCCGTTCTGCCACCAGGGGTGCCCGCTCGGCAACCTCATCCCCGAGTGGAACGACCTCGTCTACCGCGACCAGTGGGCCGACGCGATCGACCGCCTGCACGAGACGAACAACTTCCCGGAGTTCACGGGCCGCGTGTGCCCGGCGCCGTGCGAGTCGAGCTGCGTGCTCGGCATCAACCAGCCGGCCGTGACGATCAAGAACGTCGAGGTCTCGATCATCGACGAGGCGTTCGCCCGCGGCTACGTCACGCCGCAGGTGCCGCAGCGCCTCACCGGCTCGACCGTCGCCGTCGTGGGCTCGGGTCCTGCCGGCCTCGCGGCCGCCCAGCAGCTCACGCGCGCCGGCCACACGGTCGCCGTGTACGAGCGGGACGACGCGATCGGCGGGCTGCTGCGCTACGGCATCCCCGACTTCAAGCTCGAGAAGCTCCACATCGACCGCCGCGTGGCGCAGATGGAGGCCGAGGGCACGCGCTTCCGCCCGGGCGTCGAGATCGGCGTGGACATCACCTGGGACGACCTCCGCGCACGGTACGACGCCGTCGTGGTCGCCACGGGCGCGACCGTCCCGCGCGACCTGTCGATCCCCGGGCGCGAGCTCGACGGCATCCACTTCGCGATGGACTTCCTGCACCAGGCGAACGCCGTCGTGGCCGGGCGCGAGGTCGCCGACCAGATCACGGCCACGGGCAAGCACGTCGTCGTCATCGGTGGCGGCGACACCGGGTCGGACTGCCTCGGCACCTCGCTGCGCCAGGGCGCGGCGAGCGTGACGACGCTCGCGATCGGCAAGCAGCCGCCGCTCGAGCGGTCCGCGACCCAGCCGTGGCCGACGGACCCGATCGTGTTCGAGGTGTCCTCGTCGCACGAGGAGGGCGGTGAGCGCGAGTTCCTCGCGTCCACCGTCGAGTTCCTGGGCGACGAGAACGGAGCCGTGCGCGCGCTGCGCGTCGCGGAGACCGAGTACCTGCCCGACGGCCGTCGCGTGCCCAAGGAGGGCACCGAGCGCGAGATCCCCGCGGACCTCGTGCTCGTCGCGATGGGCTTCACCGGGCCGGAGACGGCGACCATCACGACCCAGGCCGGCACGGACCTCACGGGCCGCGGTCTCGTGGCGCGCGGCGACGACTTCGCGTCGTCGCTGCCCGGGGTCTTCGTGGCCGGCGACGCGGGTCGTGGGCAGTCGCTGATCGTGTGGGCGATCGCCGAGGGTCGGGCGGCGGCGGCATCCGTCGACGCCTACCTTCAGGGAGGGACCGAGCTGCCCGCGCCTGTGCGCGCGAACACCGTGTCCTTGCGCGCTTGA